In Monodelphis domestica isolate mMonDom1 chromosome 3, mMonDom1.pri, whole genome shotgun sequence, the following proteins share a genomic window:
- the LOC103106573 gene encoding negative elongation factor D-like isoform X1, whose amino-acid sequence MLSLFSRFPVVAMGVLKWVDWTVSEPRYFQLQTDHPPVHLALLDEISTCHQLLHPQILQLLVKLFETEHSQLDVMEQLELKKTLLDRMVHLLSRGFVLPIVSYIRKCLEKLDTDISLIRYFITEVLDVIAPPYTSDFVQLFLPILENNSIAGAIKTEGEHDPVTEFIDKPTESLTSLW is encoded by the exons atgctttctttattttctaggTTTCCAGTGGTAGCAATGGGTGTACTAAAGTGGGTGGATTGGACAGTGTCAGAACCACGCTATTTTCAGCTCCAGACTGATCATCCACCAGTACATTTGGCTTTACTAGATGAG ATTAGCACCTGCCACCAGCTCCTCCATCCCCAAATCCTGCAATTGTTGGTTAAATTATTTGAGACAGAGCACTCCCAGCTGGATGTAATGGAACAG CTTGAACTGAAGAAAACCCTGCTGGACAGAATGGTTCATCTGCTGAGTCGAGGTTTTGTATTGCCCATCGTCAGTTACATCCGAAAGTGTTTGGAGAAGTTGGACACTGACATCTCCCTCATTCGCTATTTTATTACTGAG GTCTTGGATGTGATTGCTCCTCCCTACACTTCTGACTTTGTGCAGCTCTTTCTTCCTATTCTAGAGAATAACAGTATTGCAGGTGCTATTAAAACAGAAGGAGAACATGACCCTGTGACAGAGTTCATAGATAAG CCCACTGAAAGTCTAACTTCATTATGGTAA
- the LOC103106573 gene encoding negative elongation factor D-like isoform X2, with the protein MGVLKWVDWTVSEPRYFQLQTDHPPVHLALLDEISTCHQLLHPQILQLLVKLFETEHSQLDVMEQLELKKTLLDRMVHLLSRGFVLPIVSYIRKCLEKLDTDISLIRYFITEVLDVIAPPYTSDFVQLFLPILENNSIAGAIKTEGEHDPVTEFIDKPTESLTSLW; encoded by the exons ATGGGTGTACTAAAGTGGGTGGATTGGACAGTGTCAGAACCACGCTATTTTCAGCTCCAGACTGATCATCCACCAGTACATTTGGCTTTACTAGATGAG ATTAGCACCTGCCACCAGCTCCTCCATCCCCAAATCCTGCAATTGTTGGTTAAATTATTTGAGACAGAGCACTCCCAGCTGGATGTAATGGAACAG CTTGAACTGAAGAAAACCCTGCTGGACAGAATGGTTCATCTGCTGAGTCGAGGTTTTGTATTGCCCATCGTCAGTTACATCCGAAAGTGTTTGGAGAAGTTGGACACTGACATCTCCCTCATTCGCTATTTTATTACTGAG GTCTTGGATGTGATTGCTCCTCCCTACACTTCTGACTTTGTGCAGCTCTTTCTTCCTATTCTAGAGAATAACAGTATTGCAGGTGCTATTAAAACAGAAGGAGAACATGACCCTGTGACAGAGTTCATAGATAAG CCCACTGAAAGTCTAACTTCATTATGGTAA